Part of the Rhodobacteraceae bacterium M385 genome is shown below.
TCTGCATCGCCCCACACGAGCCGATCCGTATCAACGTCTTCGCCCCGTAATCGCGAAGCAATTCATTGGCATAGATCGAGAGGCTTGGCATGCCCATGCCGGACCCGTGAATCGTGACGCGATTTCCACGCCACGTCCCCGTGAAACCCAACATACCTCGGACTTCATTGATGCAGACCGGATCTTCCAAAAACCGCTCTGCCGCCCATTTCGCCCGCAGCGGATCGCCCGGCATCAAGACAGTTTCAGCGATATCTCCGGGCTTTGCTCCGATATGAACCGTCATCAGATCGCAAACTCGTCTAGAGATTTGCCCGAGGCCAATGCGTCTTTGATCCAATTGGGCTGACGACCACGACCTGTCCAGGTTTGGTTCGCGTCCGCGGGATTAGCATATTTGGCCGCGCCTTTAGGACCAGATTTCGATGACGCTTTTCCGCCCAAAAACTCATCAAGCGAGAAACCGTGCTTCTTGGCGACGGCTTTCAGTTCGGCAAGACAATCTGCTTTGCGCTTCTTTTCATAGCCTTTAATCGTAGCCTCCACTTCCCGTTGATGGGCTTGCAGCTCTTCCAGGCTCATTGTTTCAAGTGATGTTGCCATAACGAATTCCCCTTCACTATTGGCTTCCAGTGAAAGGCGTTTGCCGTTTTCAATTCTCAAAAGCAAGTAAACAAAAGGACATGTCCTTTTTTGAGCAGCGTCAAGCCTAGGCTACTGGGCGGCGATTGCGGAAGGATCAACCAAAGCCACGATATCCATCATGATCGTGTTCAGCTCAAAATCCTTGGGCGTATAGACCTTTGCCACACCATATCCCAATAGCGTTGCGCGATCCTCATCGGGAATAATACCTCCGACCAAAACGGGAATATCTACTCCTTCCTGATGCAACCGCTCCATCACCTCTTTGATCAACGGGACATGGCTTCCCGATAGAATCGAAAGGCCGATCACATGGGCGCTGTCGGCTATTGCGCTGGCGACGATCTCGGCCGGGGTCAGGCGAATACCCTCATAGCTTATATCCATGCCGCAATCGCGCGCCCGGAATGCGATTTGTTCGGCGCCATTGGAATGGCCATCCAGCCCCGGCTTCCCCACCAAAAACTTGAGGCGCCGTCCCAATTTGTCACTCACTACATCCACAGCATCGCGGATACCTTCGAGTCCTTCCGTCTTGTTGGAAACGGCCCCCGAAACACCTGTCGGACCCCGGTATTCTCCGTGAACCGTTCGCATAACCCCGGCCCATTCACCCGTGGTAACCCCCGCTTTCGCAGCAGATATCGAGGCTGGCATCACATTGCGCCCCTCCCGCGCTGCAACCGCCAGCTCCTCCAGCGCCGCCTTTACGGCGCTGTCATCGCGGCTATTGCGCCACTCTTCCAATCGGGCGATTTGATCCTGCTCCACCGCCGGATCGACCACCATGATGCCGCCGTCTTCTCCCAATAGGGGCGACGGCTCGGAGGCGGTGTATTTATTCACCCCAACGACCACGGTTTCCCCCCGCTCGATCCGATTGACCCTCTCCGCGTTGGAATCCACCAATCGACCCTTCATATAGTCAATGGCCGAAATGGCACCGCCCATGCCCTGCAAGTTCGCCAATTCCGCCCTTGCTCCATGCTTCAATTCCTC
Proteins encoded:
- a CDS encoding H-NS histone family protein, producing the protein MATSLETMSLEELQAHQREVEATIKGYEKKRKADCLAELKAVAKKHGFSLDEFLGGKASSKSGPKGAAKYANPADANQTWTGRGRQPNWIKDALASGKSLDEFAI